One part of the Macrobrachium rosenbergii isolate ZJJX-2024 chromosome 3, ASM4041242v1, whole genome shotgun sequence genome encodes these proteins:
- the LOC136851160 gene encoding treacle protein-like, with product MLLVASVVPGLPSNGRGSKGGDATVGSLPRNRPRVTRPRRLQWWLMCRDCFSLPANFPCLLPLPRVRTPPPLPHSFHRVWKGMGGAVDQDILSGASPHAGGKIFPPEQAEASHFDLTVSSGFGVEVPTDQVSYLSSAWIHLGLPGILSLEDLVSQLSGAPVTTHSATATTITTVTMSAFGKLPVTVASHLDTQVLAAPASHHPVPLPPGFLDLRVPSILAWLGLAARAPPVPSSLAPPLDVPGCCADVPDPVTAGTSTVYAARVAPAAVAPLVAPKSSTAPAWFGDPTLILRKMAKKKSKKRSWKKFCTKTSKGPPPSTGKAVGSLAGSSRSTNQGTAALAPGSVTSGAKGVQTTVLTPPVAPKKPASKASGSTSDTRARVAPSTRASKETRVPQSDTGETSLRTDPGVGREKESGHAGAPTLPAGTSASAKPGSQEGASVPRVQTPGEAEERSPAQSSREVTASKKTGAPLEDSASSRQPATRSTTPSPRPRLCSQPGSGEPSAQLDSREPLSSPRETASPRRKHSPRPGLPSPPQVGDCSLAAAPVGSASKASGSAGSSSPVPSTSWAPSRGRESDRKNSGELSPQSSTLGAYVPGSVLSSTRSCARVVRKDHGSLPRFSLPQKERSWKDLRVLSLGSGGPR from the exons ATGCTCCTTGTAGCGAGTGTTGTACCTGGTCTCCCAAGCAATGGAAGAGGTTCAAAGGGAGGAGACGCTACTGTCGGAAGCCTGCCAAGGAATCGTCCAAGGGTAACACGCCCCAGACGACTCCAATGGTGGCTAATGTGTCGGGattgtttctccctccctgcaaacttcccctgcttgctccctctccctcgggtgaggacgccccctccccttcctcattcgtttcatcgggtgtggaagggcaTGGGGGGAGCGgttgatcaggacatcctctcggggGCCTCCCCTCACGCTGGGGGCAAAATTTTTCCCCCAGAGCAAGCAGAGGCTTCCCATTTTGACCTGACTGTTTCCTCAGGTTTCGGGGTGGAAGTTCCTACGGACCAGGTATCATACTTATCTTCTGCCTGGatacacctgggtctacctggcatTCTGTCATTGGAGGACCTGGTGTCCCAACTGTCTGGTGCTCCAGTGACAACCCACTCAGCTACCGCTACCACCATCACGACTGTCACCATGTCTGCATTCGGGAAGCTGCCTGTGACAGTGGCTTCACACCTAGATACCCAGGTTTTGGCTGCTCCTGCCTCTCACCATCCTGTGCCGCTGCCCCCTGGCTTCCTGGACCTTC GTGTGCCTTCAATCCTGGCTTGGCTAGGCCTGGCTGCTCGCGCGCCACCAGTGCCTTCATCCCTGGCTCCTCCATTGGACGTTCCTGGCTGCTGTGCTGATGTTCCTGACCCAGTAACTGCTGGCACGAGCACCGTCTACGCTGCCCGGGTTGCACCTGCTGCTGTGGCCCCCCTGGTTGCTCCTAAGTCTTCAACTGctcctgcatggtttggggaccCGACCttgatcctgaggaagatggcgaagaagaagtcaaagaagagatcatggaag AAGTTTTGCACCAAGACCTCTAAGGGAccgcctccttccacagggaaggcagtgggatctctcgctggctcttcccgatccacgaATCAGGGAACTGCTGCTCTGGCCCCCGGGTCAGTCACAtcaggagccaagggcgtgcagaccacaGTCCTCACTCCCcctgttgcgccgaagaaacctgccTCTAAGGCCAGCGGGTCCACGTCGGACACTCGTGCGCGAGTCGCTCCGAGTACCCGGGCTTCCAAGGAAacccgggtaccccagtctgatacgggagaaacctctctccgtaCAGACccgggcgtggggcgagagaaagagtccgggcatgcaggtgccccgactcttcctgctggcacttctgcgagtgccaagccaggttcccaggAAGGTGCATCAGTCCCTCGAGTCCAgacacctggagaagcagaggagaggtcccctgctcagtcttcccgagaggttacggcctcgaagaagactggggcacctctagaggacagcgcaagttcgcGCCAGCCAGCCACGCGCTCGACTAcccccagtccccggccacgtctgtgcagccagcctggctcgggggagccAAGTGCACAGCTTGACTCACGTGAGCCGCTCagctctcctcgggagactgctTCGCCCAGGCGTAAGCACTCTCCTCGACCCGGCCTGCCGTCACCACCGCAGGTTGGTGATTGCTCCCTGGCcgctgcccctgttggttctgccagcaaggccagtgggagcgccggatcctcctcgcctgtcccctctacctcctgggctccttccagggggcgcgagtcggacaggaagaactctggcgagttgtctccccagagttctaccttgGGGGCGTATGTACCTGGCTCGGTCCTCAGTTCGACCAGGTCTTGCGCTCGCGTGGTGAGGAAGGATCACGGGAgcctgccgaggttctccctcccgCAAAAAGAGAGATcgtggaaggacttgagggtcctctccCTGGGATCAGGAGGACCACGCTGA